The proteins below are encoded in one region of Cyclopterus lumpus isolate fCycLum1 chromosome 8, fCycLum1.pri, whole genome shotgun sequence:
- the baiap2l1b gene encoding brain-specific angiogenesis inhibitor 1-associated protein 2-like protein 1b isoform X1, which yields MSRSAEEVNKLTESTYKSVMDQFNPGLRNLVNLGKNYEKAVAAMILAGKLYFDAMSKIGENAAVSPVSRELGVVLMDISEVHRKVHLELEENFKRFHREIISELERKTDMDVKYMTATFKRYQIEHKMKQDSLERSQSDLKKLRRKSQGKNANKYENKESECLETLTSRQMDIQLFIADGCKEALLEEKRRFCFLVDKHCIFSYQFASFHEKARDMLTAKLNSWQDRCNDAADMPDSIMSMIEGLRTPVCITPLPSPSPSRHSMNMSTPPAPPLKAQTSPLANMFTQENHSTTGTSTTNNSIDEENNLARSVSVATGLNNIVKRPRVRTIFPHNAGNNNTLLSFEEGDVIALLIPDERDGWMYGELEKSGKRGWFPSSYCRALSEPLVNNNSVSGVPYRSRSVVNLHHQDTETDEATMVLPPADYRGVSQRTAVNNISTIATNYNHQHSPTPSAASSSSDHHTAAQPNGTTRPQPAYLAGGNPFSTVRLRPTVTNDRSAPVV from the exons ATGTCGAGGAGCGCGGAGGAGGTGAACAAGCTCACCGAGAGCACATACAAG AGTGTAATGGACCAGTTCAACCCGGGACTGAGGAATCTGGTGAACCTGGGAAAGAACTATGAGAAAGCCGTGGCTG CAATGATCCTGGCGGGAAAGTTGTATTTTGATGCAATGTCTAAGATTGGGGAGAATGCTGCAGTGTCTCCTGTCTCCAGAGAATTGG GTGTAGTGCTCATGGACATCTCAGAGGTCCACAGAAAGGTTCATCTTGAGCTGGAAGAAAAT tTTAAGAGGTTCCACAGGGAGATAATATCCGAGCTGGAGAGAAAGACTGACATGGATGTCAAATACATGACA GCCACGTTCAAGAGGTACCAGATTGAGCACAAGATGAAGCAGGACTCTCTGGAGAGATCCCAGTCGGACCTGAagaagctgaggaggaagagccaAGGCAAGAACGCCAACAAGTACGAGAACAAGGAGAGCGAG TGCCTGGAGACGTTGACCAGCCGTCAGATGGACATCCAGCTGTTCATCGCAGACGGCTGTAAGGAGGctctgctggaggagaagagacgGTTCTGTTTCCTGGTGGACAAACACTGCATCTTCTCCTACCAGTTCGCTTCCTTCCACGAGAAG GCCAGAGACATGCTGACGGCGAAGCTAAACAGCTGGCAGGACCGGTGCAACGACGCGGCCGACATGCCCGACAGCATCATGTCCATGATCGAGGGACTGCGCACGCCCGTCTGCATCACCCCTCTGCCCTCTCCATCCCCGTCCCGGCACAGCATG AACATGTCCACTCCTCCGGCCCCTCCGCTGAAGGCTCAGACCAGTCCTCTGGCTAACATGTTCACCCAGGAGAACCACAGCACCACTGGCACCAGCACTACCAACAACAGCATAG ACGAGGAGAACAATCTCGCCAGGTCTGTGTCGGTCGCCACTGGCCTCAACAATATAGTGAAGAGGCCGCGAGTGCGCACCATCTTCCCCCACAACGCCGGCAACAACAACACGCTGCTGAGCTTCGAAGAGGGAGACGTCATCGCCCTGCTCATCCCCGACGAGAGAGACGGCTGGATGTACGGCGAGCTGGAGAAGAGTGGAAA gagggGCTGGTTCCCTTCATCCTACTGCCGTGCTCTCTCCGAGCCTCTCGTGAATAACAACAG TGTGTCGGGGGTCCCGTACCGCAGTAGAAGTGTGGTCAACCTCCACCATCAGGACACGGAGACCGACGAGGCGACCATGGTGCTCCCCCCGGCGGACTACCGTGGCGTCTCGCAGCGCACCGCCGTCAACAACATCAGCACCATCGCCACAAACTACAACCACCAGCATTCCCCAACGccctctgcagcctcctcctcgtcaGATCAccacacg GCAGCGCAGCCTAACGGCACCACAAGACCTCAGCCTGCTTACCTCGC GGGAGGGAACCCATTCTCCACAGTCCGGCTACGTCCAACGGTCACCAACGACCGTTCCGCACCGGTCGTCTGA
- the baiap2l1b gene encoding brain-specific angiogenesis inhibitor 1-associated protein 2-like protein 1b isoform X2: protein MILAGKLYFDAMSKIGENAAVSPVSRELGVVLMDISEVHRKVHLELEENFKRFHREIISELERKTDMDVKYMTATFKRYQIEHKMKQDSLERSQSDLKKLRRKSQGKNANKYENKESECLETLTSRQMDIQLFIADGCKEALLEEKRRFCFLVDKHCIFSYQFASFHEKARDMLTAKLNSWQDRCNDAADMPDSIMSMIEGLRTPVCITPLPSPSPSRHSMNMSTPPAPPLKAQTSPLANMFTQENHSTTGTSTTNNSIDEENNLARSVSVATGLNNIVKRPRVRTIFPHNAGNNNTLLSFEEGDVIALLIPDERDGWMYGELEKSGKRGWFPSSYCRALSEPLVNNNSVSGVPYRSRSVVNLHHQDTETDEATMVLPPADYRGVSQRTAVNNISTIATNYNHQHSPTPSAASSSSDHHTAAQPNGTTRPQPAYLAGGNPFSTVRLRPTVTNDRSAPVV from the exons ATGATCCTGGCGGGAAAGTTGTATTTTGATGCAATGTCTAAGATTGGGGAGAATGCTGCAGTGTCTCCTGTCTCCAGAGAATTGG GTGTAGTGCTCATGGACATCTCAGAGGTCCACAGAAAGGTTCATCTTGAGCTGGAAGAAAAT tTTAAGAGGTTCCACAGGGAGATAATATCCGAGCTGGAGAGAAAGACTGACATGGATGTCAAATACATGACA GCCACGTTCAAGAGGTACCAGATTGAGCACAAGATGAAGCAGGACTCTCTGGAGAGATCCCAGTCGGACCTGAagaagctgaggaggaagagccaAGGCAAGAACGCCAACAAGTACGAGAACAAGGAGAGCGAG TGCCTGGAGACGTTGACCAGCCGTCAGATGGACATCCAGCTGTTCATCGCAGACGGCTGTAAGGAGGctctgctggaggagaagagacgGTTCTGTTTCCTGGTGGACAAACACTGCATCTTCTCCTACCAGTTCGCTTCCTTCCACGAGAAG GCCAGAGACATGCTGACGGCGAAGCTAAACAGCTGGCAGGACCGGTGCAACGACGCGGCCGACATGCCCGACAGCATCATGTCCATGATCGAGGGACTGCGCACGCCCGTCTGCATCACCCCTCTGCCCTCTCCATCCCCGTCCCGGCACAGCATG AACATGTCCACTCCTCCGGCCCCTCCGCTGAAGGCTCAGACCAGTCCTCTGGCTAACATGTTCACCCAGGAGAACCACAGCACCACTGGCACCAGCACTACCAACAACAGCATAG ACGAGGAGAACAATCTCGCCAGGTCTGTGTCGGTCGCCACTGGCCTCAACAATATAGTGAAGAGGCCGCGAGTGCGCACCATCTTCCCCCACAACGCCGGCAACAACAACACGCTGCTGAGCTTCGAAGAGGGAGACGTCATCGCCCTGCTCATCCCCGACGAGAGAGACGGCTGGATGTACGGCGAGCTGGAGAAGAGTGGAAA gagggGCTGGTTCCCTTCATCCTACTGCCGTGCTCTCTCCGAGCCTCTCGTGAATAACAACAG TGTGTCGGGGGTCCCGTACCGCAGTAGAAGTGTGGTCAACCTCCACCATCAGGACACGGAGACCGACGAGGCGACCATGGTGCTCCCCCCGGCGGACTACCGTGGCGTCTCGCAGCGCACCGCCGTCAACAACATCAGCACCATCGCCACAAACTACAACCACCAGCATTCCCCAACGccctctgcagcctcctcctcgtcaGATCAccacacg GCAGCGCAGCCTAACGGCACCACAAGACCTCAGCCTGCTTACCTCGC GGGAGGGAACCCATTCTCCACAGTCCGGCTACGTCCAACGGTCACCAACGACCGTTCCGCACCGGTCGTCTGA
- the baiap2l1b gene encoding brain-specific angiogenesis inhibitor 1-associated protein 2-like protein 1b isoform X3: MQCLRLGRMLQCLLSPENWFKRFHREIISELERKTDMDVKYMTATFKRYQIEHKMKQDSLERSQSDLKKLRRKSQGKNANKYENKESECLETLTSRQMDIQLFIADGCKEALLEEKRRFCFLVDKHCIFSYQFASFHEKARDMLTAKLNSWQDRCNDAADMPDSIMSMIEGLRTPVCITPLPSPSPSRHSMNMSTPPAPPLKAQTSPLANMFTQENHSTTGTSTTNNSIDEENNLARSVSVATGLNNIVKRPRVRTIFPHNAGNNNTLLSFEEGDVIALLIPDERDGWMYGELEKSGKRGWFPSSYCRALSEPLVNNNSVSGVPYRSRSVVNLHHQDTETDEATMVLPPADYRGVSQRTAVNNISTIATNYNHQHSPTPSAASSSSDHHTAAQPNGTTRPQPAYLAGGNPFSTVRLRPTVTNDRSAPVV; encoded by the exons ATGCAATGTCTAAGATTGGGGAGAATGCTGCAGTGTCTCCTGTCTCCAGAGAATTGG tTTAAGAGGTTCCACAGGGAGATAATATCCGAGCTGGAGAGAAAGACTGACATGGATGTCAAATACATGACA GCCACGTTCAAGAGGTACCAGATTGAGCACAAGATGAAGCAGGACTCTCTGGAGAGATCCCAGTCGGACCTGAagaagctgaggaggaagagccaAGGCAAGAACGCCAACAAGTACGAGAACAAGGAGAGCGAG TGCCTGGAGACGTTGACCAGCCGTCAGATGGACATCCAGCTGTTCATCGCAGACGGCTGTAAGGAGGctctgctggaggagaagagacgGTTCTGTTTCCTGGTGGACAAACACTGCATCTTCTCCTACCAGTTCGCTTCCTTCCACGAGAAG GCCAGAGACATGCTGACGGCGAAGCTAAACAGCTGGCAGGACCGGTGCAACGACGCGGCCGACATGCCCGACAGCATCATGTCCATGATCGAGGGACTGCGCACGCCCGTCTGCATCACCCCTCTGCCCTCTCCATCCCCGTCCCGGCACAGCATG AACATGTCCACTCCTCCGGCCCCTCCGCTGAAGGCTCAGACCAGTCCTCTGGCTAACATGTTCACCCAGGAGAACCACAGCACCACTGGCACCAGCACTACCAACAACAGCATAG ACGAGGAGAACAATCTCGCCAGGTCTGTGTCGGTCGCCACTGGCCTCAACAATATAGTGAAGAGGCCGCGAGTGCGCACCATCTTCCCCCACAACGCCGGCAACAACAACACGCTGCTGAGCTTCGAAGAGGGAGACGTCATCGCCCTGCTCATCCCCGACGAGAGAGACGGCTGGATGTACGGCGAGCTGGAGAAGAGTGGAAA gagggGCTGGTTCCCTTCATCCTACTGCCGTGCTCTCTCCGAGCCTCTCGTGAATAACAACAG TGTGTCGGGGGTCCCGTACCGCAGTAGAAGTGTGGTCAACCTCCACCATCAGGACACGGAGACCGACGAGGCGACCATGGTGCTCCCCCCGGCGGACTACCGTGGCGTCTCGCAGCGCACCGCCGTCAACAACATCAGCACCATCGCCACAAACTACAACCACCAGCATTCCCCAACGccctctgcagcctcctcctcgtcaGATCAccacacg GCAGCGCAGCCTAACGGCACCACAAGACCTCAGCCTGCTTACCTCGC GGGAGGGAACCCATTCTCCACAGTCCGGCTACGTCCAACGGTCACCAACGACCGTTCCGCACCGGTCGTCTGA